The Candidatus Deferrimicrobium sp. DNA segment GTCGTCGCCCGGGTTCGAGGCCACGACGCGGTCCAGCGCGTCGGCCACGGCTATGATGCGGGCGCCGAGAGGGATCGTCTTCCCCCGGAGTCTGTCCGGGAAGCCGCTCCCGTCGATCCGCTCGTGATGATGCCGGATGAGCAGCCCGGCAGGCCGCAGCTCCTCGATGGCGTCGATCGCCGCCTGTCCCCGCACGGGGTGCTGCGCGTACAACGCATACTCTTCGGGCGTGAGCCGCGGGGAACGCTTGCTGCCCCTTTTTCCCGACGATCGTCGCGGTG contains these protein-coding regions:
- a CDS encoding HD-GYP domain-containing protein encodes the protein MYAQHPVRGQAAIDAIEELRPAGLLIRHHHERIDGSGFPDRLRGKTIPLGARIIAVADALDRVVASNPGDDALPLGLARVRAGLGSHFDHALFPHLESVAADVPTSAQ